Part of the Ziziphus jujuba cultivar Dongzao chromosome 8, ASM3175591v1 genome is shown below.
AAACTACATATAATAATACtcttaattgattaatattattaCAAACGGGAAAATAAACCAAAAGCTGGATTTATGCCAGTGAAACCTCCATCCACATTGAGATTATGCCCACTAACATACCTTGATTCATCACTCCCTAAATAAACAGCAGCTTCAGCAATATCTTCTGCTTTATGAACCACACCTTCGAGGTTCGAGTACACCTTAGATTttgatttctctttctcttccagCTTGAAGAAATCTTTTGACAACACTGTAGCTATATAATAGGGTGACAAGCAGTTCACGCGGATTTTGTACCTCCCAAGCTCCGCCGCAACATTCTTAGTGAGTCCCAAAAGTCCATGCTTTGAGCTTGTATATGCATGAGATGCAACCCCACCAACACTGCAACAAACACTCCCTATATTTATTATGCTTCCTTTCCCAGCTGGTATCATCACTCTAGCTGCATGTTTGGTTCCCAAGAAAACTCCGGTGAGGTTGACACTGATGACTTTATCGAAATCGGACTTATCGTTGTCGAGAATGCTTGTTTTGGCGTCTTCAATGAATACTGCATTGTTTACAAGTATGTCGAGCTTACCATGCTTGCTAATGGTTGCTTTTATCGCCTTTTCGATGTCGGATTCATTTGTTACGTCGCAGTGAATGTATGAGGCCTTTGCGGATCC
Proteins encoded:
- the LOC107412887 gene encoding secoisolariciresinol dehydrogenase-like translates to CRLEGKVALVTGGARGIDECIARTFCKHGAKVVIVDILDELGRSVCNDIGSAKASYIHCDVTNESDIEKAIKATISKHGKLDILVNNAVFIEDAKTSILDNDKSDFDKVISVNLTGVFLGTKHAARVMIPAGKGSIINIGSVCCSVGGVASHAYTSSKHGLLGLTKNVAAELGRYKIRVNCLSPYYIATVLSKDFFKLEEKEKSKSKVYSNLEGVVHKAEDIAEAAVYLGSDESRYVSGHNLNVDGGFTGINPAFGLFSRL